In the genome of Chloroflexota bacterium, the window CGAGGGCCTGACGCAGCGCGCCATGCCCAAGCGCGAGGGGACAGCCATCACCGCATCCGGCCCGGGAATGGGGACCTTCGGCTTCATCATCGGCGTTGCGACGGGGGTCGCGGGGCTGGGCGGCGGGTATGCGCTTGTGCCCGGGCTAATCTACCTGTTCGGCGCGCCGGTGTACATCACCATGGGCACATCCCTGGCGACGATGATCCCGCTGGCGGTAGTCGGCGGCGGCATCAAATTGGCGCAGGGCTTTGTGGACTTGCCGACCGGCCTCCTGCTGGCCGCGGGCACCATCGTTGGGGCGCAGGTGGGCGCTGCCATCATCAAGCGGTTCAAACCGGCCACGCTGAAACTGATTTTCGGCCTGTACTTCCTGTACGTTACGGTCAAGTTCATCACCGCATTCTTTGGAATCCAGATTTGGTAATGCCCGCCGCCTGTCAATGGGGACAGGAGCGGCTCCTGGGCATGACAACGTCTTTCGTGAATGAGAGGAGGTGAGCACGATGGCGATGCGAAAATTCCGCTGCGCCGACTGCGGCCACACGTTTGAGGTGGCCTATGGCACGGGCACGCCTGGGGCGTCCATGACCTGCCCGAACTGCGGCAGCAAGAACGTGCACCGCGCCGAGGAGGACCGCGGCTACAACCGTGGCGGGCGTGGGGCTGGCAGGGGCCGGGGTCCCGCCAGCGCCGGCCGAGGCCGTGGCGGAGCCGGGCGCGGGCCCAGGTGGGTGTAGGGGACGCGTAG includes:
- a CDS encoding zinc ribbon domain-containing protein — translated: MAMRKFRCADCGHTFEVAYGTGTPGASMTCPNCGSKNVHRAEEDRGYNRGGRGAGRGRGPASAGRGRGGAGRGPRWV